The following are encoded in a window of Flavobacterium psychrotrophum genomic DNA:
- a CDS encoding GldL-related protein: MKYKHLIALYLTGTAISIIGALFKLMHWPYASIMLGVSTALQVVVVVGAIIKVLNDNDAKSFLNR, encoded by the coding sequence ATGAAATACAAGCATCTCATCGCACTTTACCTTACAGGCACAGCAATAAGCATTATTGGTGCACTTTTTAAATTAATGCACTGGCCATACGCAAGCATAATGCTTGGGGTAAGCACTGCCCTTCAGGTTGTGGTGGTAGTGGGTGCCATTATAAAAGTATTGAATGACAATGATGCTAAAAGCTTTTTAAACAGATAA
- a CDS encoding OmpW/AlkL family protein produces the protein MKKLTFVALALSLFSINLATAQQDDTTKTNDFKKWQVRLRGVAVLPDESASIKTIGGGVDISNSFIPEVDFTYFFTEHIAAELILGTTKHDVNTTGSDISAIGGPTKTNVDLGSVYLLPPTLTLQYHFFPGKTFKPYVGAGINYTIFYSVDEGNTVKDVKYDNAFGYAFQAGLDIKLTDKFFINIDAKKIFLKTDVTVDASNLATGLSIPAKVDINPLLLGFGVGMKF, from the coding sequence ATGAAAAAATTAACCTTTGTTGCCTTAGCCTTGTCACTATTCAGCATTAACCTTGCAACGGCACAGCAGGATGATACTACAAAAACAAACGATTTTAAGAAATGGCAGGTGCGCCTGCGTGGCGTAGCGGTATTGCCCGATGAAAGCGCAAGCATTAAAACCATAGGCGGCGGTGTAGATATTTCTAACTCTTTTATTCCTGAAGTCGACTTTACCTATTTTTTTACAGAACATATAGCTGCCGAGCTAATACTGGGTACTACAAAACACGATGTAAACACTACAGGGTCTGACATATCTGCCATTGGCGGGCCTACAAAAACCAATGTAGACCTGGGTAGTGTGTACCTGCTGCCTCCTACCCTTACGCTACAGTACCACTTTTTTCCCGGTAAAACCTTTAAACCTTATGTGGGTGCCGGTATTAACTATACCATTTTTTATAGTGTAGACGAAGGCAATACCGTAAAAGATGTAAAGTATGACAATGCCTTTGGCTATGCTTTTCAGGCAGGACTTGATATTAAGCTTACCGATAAATTTTTTATAAACATCGATGCTAAAAAAATCTTTTTGAAAACAGATGTTACAGTAGATGCTTCTAACCTTGCCACCGGCCTTAGCATACCGGCTAAAGTGGACATTAACCCATTACTGCTGGGCTTTGGCGTAGGGATGAAGTTTTAA
- a CDS encoding M23 family metallopeptidase: MVAIALGCKSVPHQQLYQAQTATKVKISNDTIHLALDNPLKSPMRYYLSSSDSLFNLRLKPYQPVVMQPETKRSINIPADSLEVKTFLLNTGLGDPATPINRYRISLPFPKGKSYRIIQAYEGSYSHNDAQSKYAIDFSLKVGDTVCAADDGIVVGVIKDYKYGGADKKWSDYANYITIFHPKSGLYTQYVHLKQNGSFVKIGDTITEGQPIGLAGKTGWTDIAHLHFNVKMAVPQGMISVPVKFKGGYDGEAMRKGDIVQK, encoded by the coding sequence TTGGTTGCTATAGCATTGGGCTGCAAGTCAGTCCCTCATCAGCAACTGTACCAGGCACAAACCGCTACTAAAGTAAAGATTAGTAATGACACCATACACCTGGCTTTAGACAACCCGCTAAAAAGCCCAATGCGGTATTACCTTTCCAGCAGCGACAGCCTTTTTAACCTACGGTTAAAACCTTACCAACCCGTAGTAATGCAGCCTGAAACAAAACGCAGCATCAATATACCCGCCGATAGCCTTGAGGTAAAAACTTTTTTACTCAATACCGGCCTGGGCGATCCTGCTACACCCATAAACCGCTACCGCATAAGCCTGCCCTTCCCTAAAGGAAAAAGCTATCGCATAATACAGGCATATGAGGGCAGCTATTCCCACAACGATGCGCAATCTAAATATGCCATTGATTTTAGCCTTAAAGTAGGCGATACAGTATGCGCCGCAGATGATGGTATTGTGGTAGGTGTTATTAAAGATTATAAGTATGGTGGGGCTGACAAAAAGTGGAGCGACTATGCTAACTACATAACAATTTTTCACCCTAAATCAGGGTTGTATACGCAATACGTACACCTCAAACAAAATGGATCATTCGTAAAAATAGGTGATACCATTACCGAAGGCCAACCTATAGGACTCGCCGGAAAAACAGGCTGGACTGATATCGCCCACCTGCATTTCAACGTAAAAATGGCAGTACCACAGGGGATGATATCTGTTCCGGTAAAGTTTAAAGGCGGTTATGATGGTGAAGCGATGCGGAAGGGGGATATTGTACAGAAATAG
- the aroC gene encoding chorismate synthase, whose protein sequence is MAGNTYGTLYRLTTFGESHGAAIGGVIDGCPPGIELNTDAIQYELNRRKPGQSAIVTQRKEPDEVQFLSGIFEGKTTGAPIGFIVPNTNQKSQDYSHIKDVYRPSHADYTYDKKYGVRDYRGGGRSSARETISRVVGGAIAKQMLPGITINAYTSSVGDIALNTPYQDLDFNLIESNAVRCPDTALAEKMEDYIKEIRKQGDTVGGTVTCVIKNVSAGLGEPVFDKLHSELGKAMLSINAVKGFEYGSGFEGSKMKGSEHNDLFNADGSTKTNLSGGIQGGISNGMDIYFKVAFKPVATIMQAQETIDSHGNVTEMHGKGRHDPCVVPRAVPIVEAMAALVLADFYLLNKSQYI, encoded by the coding sequence ATGGCAGGCAATACTTACGGTACACTTTACAGGCTTACAACATTTGGAGAATCGCACGGGGCGGCAATAGGCGGCGTTATAGACGGTTGCCCTCCGGGTATTGAACTAAATACCGATGCCATACAGTATGAGCTTAACCGCCGCAAGCCGGGCCAAAGTGCTATAGTTACACAGCGTAAGGAGCCGGATGAGGTTCAGTTTCTTTCCGGCATATTCGAAGGGAAAACTACCGGTGCGCCCATAGGTTTTATAGTGCCAAATACCAACCAAAAATCTCAGGACTACTCGCATATAAAAGACGTGTACCGCCCCTCTCATGCTGATTATACTTATGATAAGAAGTATGGCGTGCGCGATTACCGTGGCGGAGGCCGCAGTTCTGCACGCGAAACAATAAGCAGGGTAGTGGGAGGCGCGATTGCAAAACAAATGCTGCCAGGTATTACAATTAATGCATATACATCATCTGTAGGTGATATTGCTCTAAATACACCTTACCAGGATCTTGACTTTAATTTGATAGAAAGCAATGCTGTGCGCTGCCCTGATACGGCACTTGCCGAAAAAATGGAAGATTATATCAAGGAGATACGTAAACAGGGCGATACCGTAGGAGGTACTGTAACCTGTGTTATTAAAAATGTGTCTGCGGGTTTAGGAGAGCCTGTTTTTGATAAACTGCATTCCGAGCTTGGTAAGGCAATGCTGAGTATTAATGCTGTTAAGGGCTTTGAATATGGTAGTGGTTTTGAAGGCTCTAAAATGAAAGGCAGCGAACATAACGATTTGTTTAATGCCGATGGCTCTACTAAAACAAACCTTAGTGGTGGTATACAGGGCGGTATTAGCAATGGTATGGATATTTATTTTAAAGTAGCTTTTAAGCCGGTAGCTACTATTATGCAGGCTCAGGAGACTATAGACAGCCACGGCAACGTTACAGAAATGCACGGTAAGGGCAGGCATGACCCGTGTGTAGTGCCACGCGCTGTACCTATAGTTGAGGCTATGGCGGCACTTGTTTTAGCAGATTTTTATTTATTAAACAAATCTCAGTATATATAG
- the rimK gene encoding 30S ribosomal protein S6--L-glutamate ligase, whose protein sequence is MLEKVIVGSEEWCAFPELGIPTIKARVDSGAKTSALHAVNIIPFEKEGEAWVKFDINPIQNNTKAIIHCQAPLVDKRVVKSSSGYREQRYVIKTQIRVGDLDWEVEVTLTNRDSMGFRMLLGREAMSGRILVDPEQKYLLGQPTKEKLQEYYDKKEDGEKRGLRIGLLASNPELYSNRRIIEAGEARGHEMHFLNLKYCYMKLDADKPEIHYRGGRILNDFDAVIPRIRPSMTFYGCALTRHFEALKVFCLNSSAAITQSRDKLYSLQLLLNSGIDIPTTGFANSPLDTNDLISMVGGTPLIVKLLEGTQGKGVVLAETKKAAESVINAFKSLNANILVQEFIKEANGKDIRLFVIDGKVVASIQREALPGEFRANIHLGGTASVIKATPDEKRIAIKAAKAMNLKVAGVDIIRSSKGPLLLEVNSSPGLEGIEGATNKDIASEMIKAIEKNFKWK, encoded by the coding sequence ATGCTCGAAAAAGTAATTGTAGGAAGCGAAGAATGGTGCGCTTTTCCTGAACTGGGTATCCCAACAATAAAGGCACGTGTAGACTCCGGAGCCAAGACATCTGCGCTCCACGCCGTCAACATCATACCTTTTGAAAAAGAGGGCGAAGCATGGGTAAAATTTGACATCAACCCCATACAAAATAATACAAAGGCCATTATACATTGCCAGGCGCCACTGGTAGACAAGCGTGTGGTAAAAAGCAGCAGCGGCTATCGCGAGCAGCGTTATGTTATTAAAACACAAATTCGCGTGGGCGACCTGGACTGGGAGGTCGAGGTAACACTTACCAACCGCGACTCAATGGGTTTCAGGATGCTGCTGGGCCGTGAGGCCATGAGTGGACGCATATTAGTAGACCCTGAACAAAAATACCTGTTGGGCCAGCCCACTAAAGAAAAGCTACAGGAATACTACGATAAAAAAGAAGATGGCGAAAAACGTGGCCTGCGCATAGGCCTTTTAGCCAGTAATCCTGAGCTGTACAGCAACAGGCGCATTATAGAAGCCGGCGAAGCACGCGGGCACGAAATGCACTTTCTGAACCTGAAGTACTGCTATATGAAACTGGATGCCGATAAACCGGAAATTCACTACCGTGGCGGACGCATACTTAATGACTTTGATGCCGTTATACCACGCATACGCCCTAGTATGACGTTTTATGGCTGTGCCCTTACCCGCCATTTTGAAGCACTTAAGGTATTTTGCCTTAACTCATCGGCAGCCATAACACAAAGCCGCGATAAACTATATTCATTGCAGTTGTTGCTAAACAGCGGTATAGACATACCTACTACGGGGTTTGCAAATTCGCCACTTGACACGAACGACCTTATAAGCATGGTAGGCGGTACGCCGCTTATTGTTAAACTGCTTGAAGGTACACAGGGTAAAGGTGTGGTACTGGCCGAAACAAAAAAGGCTGCCGAGAGTGTTATCAATGCTTTTAAGAGCCTTAATGCCAACATACTCGTACAGGAATTTATTAAAGAAGCAAATGGTAAAGACATACGCCTTTTTGTAATAGACGGTAAGGTAGTGGCATCTATACAGCGTGAAGCATTGCCGGGCGAGTTCCGTGCAAACATTCACCTGGGCGGTACGGCAAGCGTAATAAAAGCTACACCTGATGAAAAGAGGATAGCCATTAAAGCTGCTAAAGCCATGAACCTTAAGGTAGCCGGTGTAGATATTATACGTTCATCTAAAGGGCCGCTACTACTGGAGGTTAACTCATCTCCGGGCCTTGAAGGTATAGAAGGCGCAACCAATAAAGACATTGCAAGCGAAATGATCAAAGCCATCGAAAAAAACTTTAAGTGGAAATAA
- a CDS encoding M14 family zinc carboxypeptidase, whose amino-acid sequence MKYFLAAILLFFSIVLNAQLKSPEGILHDYGSHVSYYHQLESYFTYLTQNSDMIKPQPYGQTYEGRGLNAYIISTPENLKNIDAIRNGHLNAAGLGGSGAAPDKIIVWLSFNVHGNEPAAAESAMNVAYELLNPDNADTKEWLQNVVIILAPCLNPDGYSRYGNWLHTVTGKELHPGRTDREHMEPWPGGRENHYQYDLNRDWAWQVQAETQQRMVLYNQWMPMVHADVHEMGYNDPYFFPPPAEPMHDFITKGQKDFYEAIGQMASKKFDKNGWGYYTREIFDLFYPSYGDTYPCFNGAVGMTFEQGGIGAGRAVELDNGKVLTLQDRIDHHTAAMLTVVETAAWKKDMLIRNFRNYFKESREKPKGKYKTYVIKSSGKSPELAQLLTRNKIAFAYADETKKTEGYHYQTDREDDFTIELNDIIVSADQPKAVLTQVLFEPVQRLSDSLSYDITAWDIPHAYGGDGYALKRDLNIKTRTQPKFKGKFENEGVYAYYIPWNGRGSVRVLSQLHGSKIKVRSARKESLFRGIKVHMGDLIVLKGDNPHLTAFEQTMSVMLDGKPDYEVIESGYSLSGGDLGGEGYPLLKAPDVLLLSGSGVNSTDFGQVWFYMDEIAGYPVSIVDVQNIGRVAFGDFNTIILANGYYSLSDADKGRIDTFINNGGKVIAQGNAMDIFEDRAGYSLKHFATESDEAADQQRDADEALDARYYNYDSFVRRELSSSVSGAIIENRLDKTHPLSYGLGNGYYSLKTSASHYQLLKDAFNVIYVPKDYKSFGFIGSSLKRKLGNTVTFAVEPKGEGQVIYMVDNPLFRGFWENGNLLFSNALFQVN is encoded by the coding sequence ATGAAATATTTTTTAGCCGCCATTTTATTATTTTTTAGCATAGTACTTAATGCCCAGCTTAAAAGCCCCGAGGGCATTTTACACGACTATGGCAGCCATGTAAGTTACTACCACCAGCTGGAAAGTTACTTTACCTATCTTACACAAAATTCAGACATGATAAAGCCGCAGCCTTATGGACAAACCTATGAGGGGCGCGGGCTTAACGCATATATTATTTCTACTCCCGAAAATCTTAAAAATATCGATGCCATACGCAATGGCCACCTTAACGCCGCAGGTCTTGGGGGCAGTGGGGCAGCGCCCGATAAGATAATTGTATGGCTGAGCTTTAATGTGCATGGCAATGAACCTGCTGCTGCCGAAAGTGCCATGAATGTTGCTTACGAACTTTTAAACCCGGATAATGCAGATACTAAAGAGTGGCTGCAAAATGTTGTAATCATACTGGCTCCGTGCTTAAACCCCGATGGCTATAGCCGTTATGGCAACTGGCTGCATACCGTAACCGGCAAAGAGCTGCACCCGGGCAGGACAGACCGCGAGCACATGGAACCCTGGCCTGGTGGGCGCGAAAACCACTACCAGTACGACCTTAACCGCGACTGGGCATGGCAGGTACAGGCCGAAACACAGCAGCGCATGGTGCTTTATAACCAGTGGATGCCCATGGTACACGCCGATGTACACGAAATGGGATATAACGACCCTTACTTTTTTCCGCCGCCGGCAGAACCCATGCACGATTTTATAACAAAAGGGCAGAAGGATTTTTATGAAGCCATAGGCCAGATGGCCTCAAAAAAGTTTGACAAAAATGGCTGGGGCTATTATACCCGCGAAATATTTGACCTGTTTTACCCTAGTTATGGCGATACCTACCCGTGCTTTAACGGTGCGGTGGGTATGACTTTTGAGCAGGGTGGTATAGGTGCCGGTCGCGCTGTGGAGCTTGATAATGGTAAAGTACTTACCTTGCAGGACAGGATAGACCATCATACCGCTGCTATGCTTACCGTAGTGGAAACAGCCGCCTGGAAAAAGGATATGCTGATACGCAACTTCCGTAATTATTTTAAAGAAAGCCGTGAGAAGCCAAAAGGCAAGTACAAAACCTATGTGATAAAAAGTTCTGGTAAATCGCCGGAGCTGGCGCAGTTGCTTACGCGAAATAAAATAGCGTTTGCCTATGCCGATGAAACTAAAAAAACTGAGGGTTACCATTACCAGACCGATAGGGAAGATGATTTTACAATAGAGCTTAACGACATCATTGTTAGCGCAGACCAGCCAAAGGCAGTTTTAACACAGGTACTTTTTGAGCCGGTGCAGCGCCTTAGCGATAGCCTCTCTTACGATATTACTGCCTGGGATATTCCGCACGCTTACGGTGGCGACGGCTATGCGCTTAAGCGCGACCTGAACATAAAAACCAGAACACAGCCTAAATTTAAAGGCAAGTTTGAAAATGAGGGTGTATATGCTTATTACATTCCGTGGAATGGCAGGGGATCTGTACGAGTACTATCACAGCTACATGGTTCTAAAATTAAAGTACGCAGTGCGCGTAAGGAGTCTCTTTTCAGGGGAATAAAAGTGCATATGGGCGACCTTATTGTTTTAAAAGGCGATAACCCGCACCTTACTGCCTTTGAGCAAACCATGAGTGTAATGCTGGATGGTAAGCCCGATTATGAAGTAATAGAAAGTGGCTACTCACTTTCCGGCGGCGACCTGGGCGGTGAGGGGTATCCGCTACTTAAGGCACCGGATGTGCTGTTGCTATCCGGCAGCGGTGTAAACAGTACCGATTTTGGACAGGTGTGGTTTTATATGGATGAAATTGCAGGATATCCGGTAAGCATAGTAGATGTGCAAAACATAGGCCGTGTAGCATTTGGCGATTTCAATACCATTATACTGGCTAACGGTTATTACAGCCTTTCTGATGCCGATAAGGGACGTATAGATACCTTTATTAATAATGGCGGCAAAGTAATAGCACAGGGTAATGCCATGGATATATTTGAAGACCGTGCGGGTTACAGTCTTAAACATTTTGCTACCGAAAGCGACGAGGCGGCAGACCAGCAACGTGATGCCGATGAAGCTCTTGATGCCCGTTATTATAACTACGATAGCTTTGTGCGTCGCGAGCTTTCATCATCCGTATCGGGTGCTATAATAGAGAACAGGCTTGATAAAACACACCCACTAAGCTATGGCCTGGGTAATGGTTATTATAGCCTTAAAACAAGTGCATCGCATTACCAGCTATTAAAAGATGCATTTAATGTAATTTATGTGCCTAAAGATTACAAGAGCTTTGGCTTTATAGGCAGCAGCCTTAAAAGAAAGCTGGGCAATACCGTAACCTTTGCTGTAGAACCTAAAGGTGAGGGGCAGGTAATTTATATGGTAGATAATCCACTTTTTCGTGGGTTTTGGGAAAATGGCAACCTGCTTTTTAGCAATGCGCTGTTCCAGGTAAATTAA
- a CDS encoding T9SS-dependent choice-of-anchor J family protein has protein sequence MKKILLTGAMLASFGLSFGQVALNENFEGTTFPPTGWTIERTISDPDYTWFAATGDNAISGNQSAAVAYNSDEDSDESLISPSFSLAGYTTAYFNFTASLGYDWMVAPDNNGDLFAKISTDGGATWTQVWVEEDEGEFENYAPLLKRIDISDYAGETNVKIKFQYVAFDADLARIDDVSITACAPISGLTLDDLSSTSASFTIDGTSTGYSVEYGVTGFTLGSGTTINTTQPQFLLDGLTEGTSYSFYITATCGGTANSGWEGPYSFYTPLISATSVPYAYGFENTPLAAGGWYTELVNEEGAAWGRYMGGTDFPAQEGTYFAAAIGTAADGDSWLFSRGLRLVGGTDISYSYFVKEIALDTAGNGNENYLTVTIGSDKTSDAQTITLVPQEEITDEEYVQKTGSYTVPADGIYYIGFHYEGPANTAAANGALVLDGFNVTGTTGVNEQVASAISVFPNPAVSVVNVANTNGALINNIKVADLNGRTVKNNKFDGLTDVQVNISDLASGVYMMTISSDKGTTTKKIVKN, from the coding sequence ATGAAAAAAATTTTACTTACTGGTGCTATGTTAGCCTCTTTTGGGTTATCATTTGGACAGGTAGCACTTAATGAGAATTTTGAGGGAACAACATTTCCTCCTACAGGCTGGACGATTGAAAGAACTATCTCAGATCCTGACTATACATGGTTTGCTGCTACCGGCGACAACGCAATTAGTGGAAACCAATCTGCAGCGGTTGCCTATAATTCAGATGAAGATTCTGATGAGTCACTTATCAGCCCAAGCTTTAGTCTTGCCGGCTATACAACAGCCTATTTTAACTTTACAGCTTCTTTAGGGTATGACTGGATGGTAGCTCCTGATAATAATGGAGATCTTTTTGCAAAAATATCAACAGATGGAGGAGCAACCTGGACGCAAGTTTGGGTAGAAGAAGATGAAGGTGAATTTGAAAACTATGCTCCGCTTTTAAAGCGTATAGACATAAGCGATTATGCAGGAGAAACAAATGTTAAGATTAAGTTTCAATATGTTGCTTTTGATGCTGACCTTGCCAGGATTGACGATGTTAGTATAACAGCATGTGCACCTATAAGCGGACTTACTCTTGATGATCTTTCAAGTACATCTGCATCATTTACAATAGATGGTACTTCTACAGGATATAGTGTAGAATATGGTGTAACAGGCTTTACATTAGGAAGCGGTACTACAATAAATACTACACAGCCACAATTTTTACTTGATGGTTTAACAGAAGGTACCAGCTATAGCTTCTATATTACAGCAACTTGTGGTGGTACTGCTAACAGCGGTTGGGAAGGCCCTTATTCTTTCTACACGCCACTAATATCAGCTACATCAGTACCATATGCTTATGGGTTTGAAAATACTCCATTAGCAGCCGGTGGTTGGTATACTGAGTTAGTAAATGAAGAAGGAGCAGCGTGGGGCAGATACATGGGAGGCACTGATTTCCCTGCACAGGAGGGTACTTATTTTGCTGCGGCTATAGGTACAGCAGCAGATGGAGATTCTTGGTTGTTTTCTCGCGGCCTTAGGTTAGTAGGTGGTACAGATATCAGCTATTCTTATTTTGTAAAAGAAATTGCGTTAGATACAGCCGGTAACGGTAATGAAAATTACCTTACTGTTACAATTGGTTCAGATAAGACTTCTGATGCGCAAACCATAACTCTTGTGCCTCAGGAGGAGATTACTGATGAAGAGTATGTACAAAAAACAGGTTCTTATACAGTACCTGCAGATGGTATATATTATATAGGTTTTCATTATGAAGGGCCGGCAAACACAGCAGCTGCAAATGGTGCGCTTGTTCTTGATGGCTTTAATGTAACTGGAACTACAGGTGTAAATGAGCAAGTTGCTTCAGCAATTTCAGTATTCCCTAACCCGGCAGTTTCGGTAGTTAATGTTGCAAATACTAATGGTGCACTTATAAATAACATTAAAGTAGCCGATCTTAATGGGCGTACAGTTAAAAATAATAAGTTTGATGGGCTTACAGATGTTCAGGTAAATATTTCAGATCTTGCTTCTGGAGTTTATATGATGACAATTAGTTCTGACAAAGGCACCACGACAAAGAAAATTGTTAAAAATTAA
- a CDS encoding UDP-2,3-diacylglucosamine diphosphatase, with product MKKRIVDVVVLSDVHLGTYGCHAKELLHYLSTIKPKTLILNGDIIDIWQFRKSYFPKPHLKVVKKLLDFASKGTKVYYITGNHDEMLRKFADTTMGNISIVNKVVLELDGKQAWFFHGDVFDSSVHSAKWIAKLGGWGYDYLILLNRFINWILVKMGREPYSLSKKIKASVKKAVKFISDFEATAADIAIENNYDYVICGHIHEPAIAVKENKKGSVTYLNSGDWIENLTALEYHKKQWKLYRYENEAQAIEEDETDIELQPEHQLVATLFFDKKL from the coding sequence ATGAAAAAAAGGATTGTTGATGTAGTGGTACTATCTGATGTACACCTGGGCACATACGGCTGTCATGCAAAAGAATTGCTTCACTATCTTTCTACCATTAAGCCTAAAACCCTGATACTTAACGGAGACATTATCGACATCTGGCAGTTCAGGAAATCATATTTCCCGAAACCACATCTTAAGGTGGTAAAAAAACTGCTCGACTTTGCCTCTAAGGGTACTAAGGTATATTACATTACCGGCAATCATGATGAAATGCTGCGCAAGTTTGCAGATACTACCATGGGCAACATAAGCATTGTAAACAAAGTAGTACTGGAGCTTGACGGCAAGCAGGCCTGGTTTTTTCACGGCGATGTGTTCGACAGTTCTGTTCATTCTGCTAAATGGATCGCAAAACTGGGCGGCTGGGGCTATGACTACCTTATATTATTAAACCGTTTTATAAACTGGATACTGGTAAAAATGGGTCGCGAGCCTTATTCTCTTTCTAAGAAAATAAAAGCCAGCGTTAAAAAGGCCGTTAAGTTCATCTCAGACTTTGAGGCTACCGCAGCAGATATTGCCATAGAAAACAATTATGACTATGTAATATGCGGGCACATACATGAGCCTGCCATAGCCGTAAAAGAAAATAAAAAAGGTAGTGTTACCTATCTTAATTCCGGCGACTGGATAGAAAACCTTACCGCGCTGGAATATCATAAAAAACAATGGAAACTGTACCGTTATGAAAATGAGGCACAAGCTATAGAAGAAGACGAAACCGATATCGAATTACAACCGGAACATCAACTGGTTGCAACTTTGTTTTTCGATAAAAAATTGTAA
- a CDS encoding O-acetyl-ADP-ribose deacetylase, translating to MNRIRLFKGDITKVQADAIVNAANSSLLGGGGVDGAIHRAGGAKVLEECVAIRNRQGKCKTGEAVITTGGNLPASYVIHTVGPVWNGGHKNEAEVLANCYRNSLSLAVKNGVTTIAFPNISTGIYGYPKDKAAEVAVIAVKAFLAENESIQEVVFVCFDDENLALYQDLLR from the coding sequence ATGAATAGAATCAGGCTTTTTAAAGGCGATATAACAAAAGTACAGGCCGATGCCATTGTAAATGCGGCCAACTCATCGTTGCTGGGCGGCGGTGGGGTAGATGGCGCCATACATCGTGCTGGTGGCGCAAAAGTTCTTGAAGAATGCGTAGCAATACGTAACAGGCAGGGCAAATGCAAAACCGGTGAAGCTGTAATTACCACAGGGGGTAACCTGCCAGCTAGCTATGTAATACATACTGTAGGGCCGGTGTGGAATGGCGGGCATAAAAATGAAGCTGAAGTACTTGCTAACTGTTACCGGAATTCGTTGAGCCTTGCTGTAAAAAATGGGGTTACCACTATTGCTTTTCCAAATATAAGTACGGGTATATATGGCTATCCTAAAGATAAAGCTGCTGAGGTTGCTGTTATTGCCGTTAAAGCTTTTTTAGCTGAAAATGAAAGCATTCAGGAAGTGGTTTTTGTGTGTTTTGATGATGAAAATTTAGCACTGTACCAGGATTTGCTGAGATGA